A stretch of the Rosa rugosa chromosome 5, drRosRugo1.1, whole genome shotgun sequence genome encodes the following:
- the LOC133713082 gene encoding uncharacterized protein LOC133713082 → MAEVQALVNELATKLRKRKVEGSRETARLTAELLRTVISQQRVTSAALVEVVRDVGQQLIAANPVELAVGNIVRRVLRIIRDGDLSPEVGGLTLVSQGDDGDIVEEDDKPFLLSDAISQTILHPPSLVAQLESKPNLVCHFEGKADKTPSSWQFKHQIIEGVNDLIEDINTCHELIADQALELIHQNEVILTLGHSRTVKKFLYAAKEKKRSFQVYVAEGAPKHLGHVLANELTEKHLQTTVIPDSSVFAMISRVNMVIVGVHAVMANGGVIAPVGMNMVALAAKRHAVPFVVVGGTHKLCPLFPNNPEVLLNDMRCPSELLSFGDFSDCMDFSVGSGSPLLHVVNPAFDYVPPELVSLFVTEIGGYHPSYIYRLISDYYSADDIVLQQKPAS, encoded by the exons ATGGCTGAAGTTCAAGCTCTCGTCAATGAACTCGCCACCAAGCTCCGGAAACG GAAGGTGGAGGGTTCACGAGAGACTGCTCGGCTGACGGCGGAGTTGTTACGGACGGTAATATCCCAGCAGAGGGTGACTTCAGCCGCCCTTGTTGAGGTCGTCAGAGATGTTGGTCAGCAGCTTATTGCTGCTAACCCTGTTG AGCTTGCTGTTGGGAACATTGTGAGGCGTGTTCTGCGCATCATTAGGGATGGGGATCTTTCACCGGAAGTTGGAGGATTGACTTTAGTCTCCCAGGGTGATGATGGAGATATTGTTGAGGAAGATGATAAACCATTTCTATTATCTGATGCTATTTCCCAAACAATTCTCCATCCACCTTCCTTGGTTGCACAGCTTGAAAGCAAACCCAACTTGGTTTGCCACTTTGAGGGAAAAG CAGATAAAACTCCGAGTAGCTGGCAATTTAAGCACCAGATCATTGAGGGAGTTAATGATCTCATTGAGGATATAAATACTTGCCATGAACTGATCGCAGACCAGGCATTGGAGCTTATACATCAAAA TGAGGTGATACTAACCTTAGGTCACTCGAGGACTGTCAAGAAGTTCCTCTATGCTgcaaaggagaagaaaagatcTTTCCAGGTCTATGTGGCCGAGGGTGCTCCTAA GCATTTGGGGCATGTGCTTGCAAACGAGTTAACTGAAAAGCATTTGCAAACAACCGTCATTCCTGACTCTTCAGTGTTTGCCATGATTTCAAGAGTTAACATG GTCATAGTCGGGGTTCATGCTGTGATGGCCAATGGTGGGGTCATAGCCCCTGTTGGGATGAATATGGTTGCACTTGCTGCAAAAAGGCATGCTGTTCCATTTGTTGTGGTTGGTGGCACTCATAAG TTATGTCCACTGTTTCCTAACAATCCAGAGGTTTTGCTGAACGATATGAGATGTCCATCTGAGCTATTATCTTTTGGGGACTTCTCAGATTGCATGGATTTTAGTGTTGGCAGTGGATCTCCTCTTTTGCATGTTGTTAATCCTGCATTTGACTATGTGCCACCCGAGCTAGTCAGTCTTTTTGTTACTGAAAT AGGGGGTTATCATCCATCATACATCTATAGGCTCATTTCGGATTATTACTCTGCTGACGATATAGTTCTGCAACAAAAACCTGCTTCCTGA
- the LOC133713083 gene encoding large ribosomal subunit protein eL14z has protein sequence MPFKRYVEIGRVALVNYGEDYGKLVVIVDVIDQNRALVDAPDMVRSQMNFKRLSLTDIKIDIKRVPKKKELLAAMEAADVKKKWESSSWGRKLIVQKRRASLNDFDRFKLMLAKIKRAGLVKNELSKLKKEVAA, from the exons ATG CCTTTCAAGAGGTACGTTGAGATCGGAAGGGTGGCCCTCGTCAACTACGGCGAGGACTACGGCAAGCTCGTCGTCATCGTCGACGTCATCGACCAGAACAGA GCTCTTGTGGATGCGCCTGATATGGTGAGGTCCCAAATGAATTTCAAGAGACTTTCTCTCACTGACATCAAGATTGACATCAAGAGGGTCCCTAAGAAGAAGGAACTGCTTGCTGCAATGGAGGCTGCTG ATGTGAAGAAGAAGTGGGAAAGCAGCTCTTGGGGTAGGAAACTGATTGTTCAGAAGAGAAGGGCATCTCTTAATGATTTTGATCGATTCAAGCTCATGTTGGCTAAGATTAAG AGGGCTGGGCTGGTGAAGAACGAGCTTTCTAAGCTGAAGAAGGAGGTTGCAGCTTAA